The Methanohalophilus portucalensis genome window below encodes:
- a CDS encoding FlaD/FlaE family flagellar protein, which translates to MEGSDNSGNEKQVSIENEPIFPWDDEPADDNKSFSEQTEDKGGPNQKEGDVAENTDFDHHLEKKQPDESDITDSSAGFSQKLTSMIGRLTRRRDFFQNIDIIKEGNQQSKTENPVRKFLPADLQVSDESDDEDFYDENTGTYGQNQESFQSYSEYVTIPQSNTEIAKINNQIENINQALENLENEQNTFSSDKKEVQENLASELDSTGSKINDLQDKIETIELNVQSLQEEKNEIRDALQSIEQNMQTITSSHANLQQLLENNREVAQSSMDYSNKVVQGVANDLDELKACGQKNERKMDEITEALSLLMADISLVNSQNQEEGSKVEEYRKESIQLVEEMKNFVDEQLKKTGSSGYYNGSNGVIINNIVKNSTNIKLCMEWLEYLMELVGRNNLQEILAYYEELGWISEDVRLDLLRYAEGIDFYIEKTDWKMSPDEHVRSIWFMEKLAGLEVDRNKLSVVEKDIKKVKNGTEIYGI; encoded by the coding sequence ATGGAAGGCAGCGATAATTCAGGGAATGAAAAACAAGTAAGTATAGAAAATGAACCTATATTTCCCTGGGACGATGAACCTGCCGATGACAACAAATCCTTTTCTGAACAAACTGAAGATAAAGGTGGTCCGAATCAAAAAGAAGGGGATGTTGCCGAAAATACTGATTTTGACCACCATTTGGAAAAGAAACAACCTGATGAAAGTGATATTACTGACAGTTCTGCGGGTTTTTCCCAAAAATTGACATCAATGATAGGTCGATTGACCCGGCGCAGGGATTTCTTCCAGAATATAGATATCATTAAGGAAGGAAATCAACAGTCCAAAACAGAAAATCCTGTAAGAAAATTCTTACCTGCAGATCTACAGGTTTCAGATGAGTCTGACGATGAAGATTTTTACGATGAGAATACAGGAACCTACGGACAAAACCAGGAATCATTTCAGTCGTACTCTGAATACGTAACAATTCCCCAATCCAATACAGAAATTGCTAAAATCAATAATCAGATAGAGAATATCAATCAGGCACTGGAAAACCTTGAGAATGAACAAAATACATTCTCTTCAGATAAAAAGGAAGTTCAGGAAAATTTGGCTTCAGAGCTTGATTCTACCGGCTCCAAAATAAACGACCTTCAGGACAAGATAGAGACTATTGAATTAAACGTTCAGTCCCTGCAGGAAGAAAAAAACGAAATCCGTGATGCACTGCAATCTATAGAACAAAATATGCAAACAATTACTTCCTCACATGCCAACCTGCAGCAATTACTGGAAAACAACAGGGAAGTTGCTCAATCAAGTATGGACTACTCCAACAAGGTTGTCCAGGGTGTTGCGAATGATCTCGATGAACTCAAGGCTTGCGGCCAAAAAAATGAACGCAAGATGGATGAAATTACAGAGGCCCTTTCTCTCCTTATGGCAGACATATCACTTGTGAACAGCCAGAATCAGGAAGAAGGAAGTAAGGTTGAAGAGTATCGGAAGGAAAGTATACAGTTGGTTGAGGAAATGAAAAATTTTGTTGATGAACAACTCAAAAAAACGGGCTCTTCCGGTTACTACAATGGCAGCAATGGTGTGATAATAAATAATATTGTCAAAAATTCCACCAACATAAAGCTTTGTATGGAGTGGCTTGAGTATCTCATGGAACTTGTTGGAAGGAACAATTTACAGGAAATCCTGGCTTATTATGAAGAACTCGGATGGATAAGTGAAGATGTGCGTCTGGATCTTTTGAGATATGCAGAAGGAATTGATTTCTATATCGAAAAAACCGACTGGAAAATGTCGCCCGATGAACATGTGAGGTCCATCTGGTTCATGGAAAAACTGGCAGGTTTGGAAGTTGACCGGAACAAACTTTCTGTCGTGGAAAAAGATATAAAGAAAGTCAAAAACGGCACGGAAATATACGGCATATAA
- a CDS encoding DUF7308 domain-containing protein, translating to MGTTTLTNQIKIGAVNSSNTLPIYDFFMSLKAAGSQDLNPSNYEIKAISGTKTLIYSLSKSGGNDQLEIEVTYKDTSLDSNYVEYWEGEDVFQVNEGESTVDFLNDSFVMKYDPPNNNGADPDFSWDTPGDTTELPDVVIEDDGNTSFSLNDLTQHYLKLMTKDGPVVFNINSHGNSDPVDYDTSSVTIDYDVKAGGITYLHVTQNELNIDIIE from the coding sequence ATGGGAACAACAACCCTTACAAACCAGATTAAAATAGGGGCTGTGAATTCATCAAATACTCTGCCTATCTATGATTTTTTTATGAGTTTGAAAGCGGCAGGCAGTCAAGACCTGAATCCATCCAACTACGAAATAAAAGCAATTTCGGGTACAAAGACTCTGATATACAGCCTTTCCAAAAGTGGTGGCAATGACCAGTTGGAGATTGAGGTTACCTATAAGGATACATCCCTGGATAGCAATTATGTGGAATATTGGGAAGGAGAGGATGTATTCCAGGTAAATGAGGGCGAAAGCACAGTGGATTTCCTAAATGATTCTTTTGTGATGAAATACGATCCCCCCAACAACAACGGTGCAGATCCGGATTTCTCATGGGACACCCCGGGAGATACAACTGAACTTCCTGATGTTGTTATTGAGGACGACGGAAACACATCATTTTCGCTGAATGACCTTACCCAGCATTATTTGAAACTAATGACAAAAGATGGTCCTGTGGTGTTTAATATTAATAGTCATGGTAATAGTGATCCGGTAGATTATGACACTTCTTCAGTGACAATAGACTATGATGTGAAGGCCGGAGGAATCACTTATTTACATGTAACACAGAATGAACTGAATATCGATATTATAGAATGA
- the ablB gene encoding putative beta-lysine N-acetyltransferase encodes MSDIIENIGSSLIQHGTYNNRIYLMKLDTGDLPDIIPEMDQLAEQRGYSKIFAKVPADSRVAFEAKGYIKEAGVPGYYSGKKEALFMCKYFSEHRQEDTQAEDDRIITTARGKAGDIMKPELPEGFLIRICTEADVPAMAEIYAEVFPTYPFPIQDPAYLKETMEDNVVYFAVENEGNIVALSSCEIDFENRNAEMTDFATLPQFRGMGLSTYLLSKMETEMNKKGILIFYTIARAASYGMNTVFARLGYEFTGKLVQNTNISGNLENMNVWYKRI; translated from the coding sequence TTGAGTGATATAATCGAAAATATAGGCAGCTCCCTGATCCAGCACGGTACGTACAACAATCGTATTTACCTTATGAAACTGGATACTGGCGATCTGCCGGATATTATACCTGAAATGGATCAGTTGGCAGAACAACGCGGCTACAGCAAGATATTTGCAAAAGTCCCTGCAGATTCCAGAGTCGCTTTTGAAGCAAAGGGATATATAAAGGAGGCTGGTGTTCCCGGCTATTATTCCGGCAAGAAAGAAGCCCTGTTCATGTGTAAATATTTCTCAGAGCACAGACAGGAGGACACACAGGCCGAGGATGACCGGATCATCACCACTGCCAGAGGTAAGGCAGGAGACATCATGAAACCTGAATTACCCGAAGGTTTCCTTATACGGATATGTACGGAAGCGGATGTGCCTGCAATGGCAGAGATCTACGCCGAAGTGTTCCCTACATATCCTTTTCCTATCCAGGACCCGGCCTACCTGAAAGAGACCATGGAAGATAATGTTGTATATTTCGCAGTTGAAAATGAAGGTAACATAGTTGCCCTTTCCTCCTGCGAGATCGATTTTGAAAACCGGAATGCGGAAATGACCGACTTTGCCACACTCCCTCAGTTCAGGGGAATGGGTCTGTCCACTTATCTCCTCTCAAAGATGGAAACAGAAATGAATAAGAAAGGGATCCTTATCTTTTATACAATTGCCCGGGCCGCGTCCTATGGTATGAATACTGTTTTTGCAAGGCTTGGGTATGAATTTACCGGAAAACTTGTTCAAAATACCAATATATCCGGTAACCTTGAAAATATGAATGTATGGTACAAGCGCATCTGA